One Lachnospiraceae bacterium C1.1 genomic region harbors:
- a CDS encoding protease modulator HflC, protein MFKRMKYLIVIILIAAVFFGANSLYTVTNDKYAVVRQFGKIVDVKDTAGLQVKMPFVQEVTYVPKNIQLYDIAPSDVITRDKKSMIADDYVMWKVVNPTKFVQTLNGSITGAQDRVSVAAYNATKNIISSLSQDGIIEARGEKLTNMITEGANSDIGNYGISINKAVIKVLDLPDDNKEAVYARMISERQNIAAAYKAEGEANAQKIKNETDKEVSIKKAEAKKQAEILIAEGEAEYMKTLQEAYNTPEKADFYNFTRSLDALETSLKSGDKTIILDKDSPLVQILYGQGLN, encoded by the coding sequence ATGTTTAAGAGAATGAAATATTTAATCGTTATAATTCTGATCGCAGCCGTTTTCTTCGGTGCAAATTCTTTATATACCGTTACCAATGATAAATACGCTGTTGTAAGACAGTTCGGAAAGATCGTTGATGTTAAGGATACGGCGGGTCTTCAGGTGAAGATGCCTTTTGTCCAGGAAGTAACCTATGTTCCGAAGAATATCCAGCTTTATGATATCGCTCCTTCAGATGTTATAACCCGAGATAAAAAGTCTATGATCGCTGATGACTATGTTATGTGGAAGGTAGTTAATCCCACAAAGTTCGTTCAGACCCTTAATGGTTCGATCACCGGTGCGCAGGATCGTGTCAGTGTCGCAGCCTACAATGCAACAAAGAATATAATAAGTTCTCTGTCTCAGGACGGTATCATCGAGGCAAGAGGCGAAAAGCTCACAAATATGATCACCGAGGGTGCAAATTCTGATATCGGTAACTATGGAATAAGCATAAACAAAGCTGTTATCAAGGTTCTCGATCTCCCGGATGACAACAAAGAAGCAGTTTATGCCAGAATGATCTCCGAAAGACAGAATATTGCCGCTGCTTATAAGGCAGAAGGTGAGGCAAATGCCCAGAAGATCAAAAATGAAACTGATAAAGAAGTGTCCATTAAAAAGGCTGAAGCTAAGAAGCAGGCTGAGATCCTGATAGCTGAAGGTGAAGCCGAGTACATGAAAACTCTTCAGGAAGCTTATAACACTCCCGAAAAGGCAGATTTCTATAACTTCACCAGAAGTCTTGACGCTCTTGAAACTTCCCTCAAGAGTGGAGATAAAACTATTATCCTTGATAAAGATTCACCGCTTGTACAGATTCTTTATGGTCAGGGTCTTAACTAA
- a CDS encoding winged helix-turn-helix transcriptional regulator has protein sequence MIHLKSIEDGRSFFKALGSDIRIEIVKTLLENDHMNMNELASSLKITNGALTSHIKKLEECGIVSVSQEASGHGNQKICSVHLDSVLIDFKGNEVVDKNVYRSHINIGQYGEYDVYPTCGLASPVSLIGEVDDSRYFAHPDRGTAEILWFTRGYVEYIVPNFIPSDQKIDQLSFSMELGSEAPGCNDAWPSDIYFYINGTNIGMWTSPGDFGGVKGLFTPDWWHPNWNQYGLLKNLVINHNGTYIDGLRISDVSIDQFNLTYKSQIRFRLSVPDDAEHVGGLTIYGKNFGNYRQDIDVNISYSPINQESKTEE, from the coding sequence ATGATCCATCTAAAATCAATAGAAGACGGCCGGAGCTTTTTCAAGGCTCTCGGTTCCGATATTCGTATAGAAATAGTTAAAACATTGCTTGAAAACGACCACATGAATATGAACGAACTCGCTTCAAGCTTAAAAATCACAAACGGTGCCCTGACCAGCCATATAAAAAAGCTGGAGGAATGCGGTATAGTTTCCGTTTCCCAGGAGGCCAGCGGACACGGCAATCAGAAGATATGTTCAGTTCATCTTGACTCTGTATTAATAGATTTCAAAGGAAATGAAGTTGTAGATAAGAACGTATACAGGTCTCATATTAATATAGGACAGTATGGTGAATATGATGTTTATCCCACCTGCGGTCTTGCAAGTCCGGTTTCTCTTATCGGTGAAGTCGATGACTCCAGGTATTTTGCTCATCCGGATCGCGGAACTGCAGAAATACTCTGGTTTACGCGAGGCTATGTTGAATACATCGTTCCGAATTTCATTCCTTCTGATCAAAAGATTGACCAGCTTTCGTTTTCAATGGAGCTCGGATCTGAAGCCCCAGGCTGCAACGATGCATGGCCTTCAGATATTTACTTTTATATAAACGGAACGAATATCGGCATGTGGACCTCCCCCGGAGATTTTGGCGGCGTTAAAGGTCTTTTCACCCCCGATTGGTGGCACCCGAACTGGAACCAGTACGGTCTTCTGAAAAACCTTGTCATAAATCACAACGGAACCTACATTGACGGACTCAGGATATCGGATGTTTCAATCGATCAGTTCAACCTTACATATAAAAGCCAGATTCGTTTTCGCCTGAGTGTTCCCGACGATGCAGAGCACGTCGGAGGACTTACTATTTACGGTAAGAACTTTGGTAACTACAGACAGGATATAGATGTAAATATCAGCTATTCGCCTATAAATCAGGAAAGCAAAACCGAAGAGTAA
- a CDS encoding sugar ABC transporter permease: protein MNIKKLLYSQKTAPYVFALPFILSFLIFWIYPLCSAMVMSLQDIGAVTTEFVGIKNYTKLLKDSVFHTAMLNSFQYMVFSCVLLIPFPLLYAVLMDSNLVKAKGLWKALLYVPALTSVVISGTLFRLMFSEYSTGQLNVLMSFLGLPAMKWLKIKWTSEIALLLLCCWRWTGVNMLYFLSGLKSIDKALYESADIDGATPWQKFIYITIPLLKPTTIYVLTISIYAGLSMFLESFMLWSGNNSPHNIGLTIVGYLYKRGIEKDDMGYACAVGVVLMVIGLTINFIQLGFNGTLKNKGED, encoded by the coding sequence ATGAACATTAAGAAATTACTTTATTCACAGAAAACAGCACCATACGTCTTTGCACTTCCGTTTATTTTAAGCTTTTTAATATTCTGGATATATCCCCTCTGCAGTGCAATGGTAATGAGCCTGCAGGATATAGGTGCAGTAACAACTGAATTTGTCGGAATCAAGAATTATACGAAACTTTTGAAGGATTCGGTGTTTCACACAGCCATGCTCAACAGCTTTCAGTACATGGTATTTTCGTGTGTCCTTCTGATACCGTTTCCGCTTTTATATGCAGTACTCATGGACAGCAATCTGGTAAAGGCAAAGGGTCTGTGGAAGGCACTGCTTTATGTACCGGCACTTACATCAGTTGTTATATCCGGTACACTTTTCAGACTTATGTTTTCAGAGTACAGCACAGGTCAGCTGAATGTCCTTATGAGCTTTCTCGGACTTCCAGCAATGAAATGGCTTAAGATAAAATGGACATCAGAAATTGCACTGCTTCTTCTCTGCTGCTGGAGATGGACCGGTGTAAACATGCTCTATTTCCTTTCAGGACTTAAATCCATAGATAAGGCATTATATGAGTCAGCGGACATAGACGGGGCAACACCCTGGCAGAAATTTATCTATATCACCATACCGCTTCTCAAACCTACAACGATCTATGTACTTACGATAAGTATTTATGCAGGACTTTCGATGTTCCTTGAGAGCTTCATGCTCTGGTCGGGAAATAATTCTCCTCATAATATCGGACTTACGATAGTAGGTTATCTCTACAAGAGAGGAATTGAAAAGGACGATATGGGATATGCATGCGCGGTAGGAGTAGTGCTCATGGTTATAGGACTTACAATAAACTTTATACAGCTTGGATTTAACGGCACACTTAAAAATAAAGGGGAGGACTAA
- the hflK gene encoding FtsH protease activity modulator HflK: MSFFKKNQNNTYDNTVNMEPKKSPMRIVKIIVIVFIVLFLATSFNSCFYSVGEQEQAVLTQFGQVQSVKSAGLYFKLPFIQRVHKISTTTVGMPVGYMPSTIDGESNPGAASSTTDSLMITSDFNFINIDFYLEYRVSDPVKYLYNANNPEAIVENEAMAAIRSTVSDYTVDDAITTGKSQIQSAVKERLVEELTEDDIGIEVVNITVQDSEPPTDEVRSAFKSVENAKQGADTAVNNAKAYQSEKIPAAEAAADKIVQDATAQKETRISEAAGQVERFNKTYAEYQKYPLITKQRMFYETVENLLPGVKLYIDDGGTSKLLPLGDFNSAAAAASSVTVSGNNAE; encoded by the coding sequence ATGTCATTTTTTAAGAAAAATCAAAACAACACCTATGACAACACTGTCAATATGGAACCCAAGAAAAGTCCTATGCGTATAGTAAAAATAATCGTAATAGTATTCATAGTTCTCTTTCTTGCAACTTCATTCAATTCCTGTTTCTACAGCGTTGGTGAACAGGAACAGGCAGTTCTCACTCAGTTCGGTCAGGTACAGAGCGTTAAGAGCGCCGGTCTCTATTTCAAACTGCCATTTATTCAGAGAGTCCACAAAATCTCCACTACTACAGTCGGTATGCCGGTTGGATACATGCCCAGCACGATCGATGGTGAGTCTAATCCCGGCGCAGCATCCAGCACCACTGATTCTTTAATGATCACATCAGACTTTAACTTTATCAATATTGATTTCTATTTAGAGTACAGAGTATCTGATCCCGTAAAGTATCTTTATAATGCCAATAATCCTGAAGCGATCGTCGAGAACGAAGCTATGGCTGCAATACGATCAACCGTTTCAGATTACACAGTCGACGATGCGATCACAACAGGAAAGAGCCAGATACAGTCTGCTGTTAAAGAAAGACTTGTAGAGGAACTTACCGAGGATGATATAGGTATCGAAGTTGTTAATATTACTGTTCAGGATTCAGAGCCGCCTACAGATGAAGTCAGATCAGCTTTCAAATCTGTTGAAAACGCAAAGCAGGGTGCAGATACTGCAGTAAACAATGCAAAGGCTTACCAGAGTGAAAAGATTCCTGCCGCAGAAGCAGCAGCAGATAAGATCGTTCAGGATGCCACTGCTCAGAAGGAAACCAGAATAAGCGAGGCAGCAGGTCAGGTTGAGCGTTTCAACAAGACTTATGCCGAATATCAGAAATATCCACTTATAACCAAGCAGAGAATGTTCTATGAAACAGTTGAAAACCTTCTTCCGGGCGTAAAACTCTATATTGATGACGGCGGTACGAGCAAGCTTCTCCCTCTCGGAGATTTTAATTCCGCTGCTGCAGCAGCTTCATCAGTAACAGTTTCCGGAAACAATGCAGAATAA
- a CDS encoding extracellular solute-binding protein, whose product MKKKLVSTLLAAALAASLLSGCGEVNAPESGTAAATGEEATAEGGEASAAEGEGEAEAEAVTTVGPDSGTHMEMWSFVEAHNTFYAQMLEKWNEENPDRQIQITFTTYPYSDMHQKLIMSLQAGTGAPALCDVEMGQVPNVYEGVDQWLYPLDESMAPYAADMLQSRLDAYKGADGKQYGAPFHVGATVMYWNMAELEKYGITQADVDAVETWDDYTALGKKYIETRGEEGKYFTCVDTAGTDWLWIAMAEYGEDWTGGFDGEANVEIDSVKKMLNMQVEWLNDGIAEVSPDGHIDLEAGFQNILDKNVVCFPKAMWYMSRFKNYMPEEKGNWYITKCPVFEAGQKCSVGIGGTGTVVTQQAPDTALAADFLCYAKMSPEGEKLIWEDLGFDVCNTSLWSDEAFAHDESNYYNTFFRNYPYDVLNSIKDQIGTVMTVSISPTINEQVCNTTLNQILEEGVSVDDALAEAQEAVELEQ is encoded by the coding sequence ATGAAAAAGAAACTGGTGAGCACATTGTTGGCCGCAGCACTGGCAGCATCGCTTCTTAGCGGATGCGGAGAGGTAAACGCACCTGAGAGCGGAACAGCTGCAGCAACCGGAGAGGAAGCAACAGCTGAAGGCGGAGAGGCATCTGCTGCTGAGGGCGAAGGCGAAGCAGAGGCTGAAGCAGTAACAACTGTCGGACCTGACAGTGGTACACATATGGAAATGTGGTCTTTCGTAGAAGCACACAACACCTTCTATGCACAGATGCTTGAAAAATGGAATGAAGAGAATCCGGACAGACAGATCCAGATCACATTTACAACATATCCATACAGTGATATGCATCAGAAGCTGATAATGTCGCTTCAGGCCGGAACCGGCGCTCCGGCACTCTGCGATGTAGAGATGGGTCAGGTGCCTAATGTATATGAAGGTGTTGACCAGTGGCTTTATCCTCTGGACGAGTCAATGGCTCCTTATGCGGCAGATATGCTCCAGTCACGACTTGATGCATACAAGGGTGCAGACGGAAAACAGTACGGAGCACCTTTCCATGTAGGTGCAACTGTAATGTACTGGAACATGGCAGAGCTTGAAAAATACGGTATCACCCAGGCAGATGTAGATGCAGTTGAGACATGGGATGATTATACGGCACTTGGCAAGAAATATATCGAGACAAGAGGTGAAGAGGGAAAATACTTCACATGTGTTGATACAGCCGGCACAGACTGGCTCTGGATCGCAATGGCTGAGTATGGCGAGGACTGGACAGGCGGATTTGACGGAGAGGCAAATGTAGAGATCGATTCCGTTAAAAAGATGCTCAACATGCAGGTAGAATGGCTCAATGATGGTATTGCAGAGGTTTCACCTGACGGACATATCGACCTTGAGGCAGGCTTCCAGAACATACTTGATAAGAATGTAGTATGCTTCCCTAAGGCTATGTGGTATATGAGCAGATTTAAGAACTATATGCCTGAGGAAAAGGGAAACTGGTACATTACAAAGTGCCCTGTATTTGAAGCAGGTCAGAAATGCTCGGTAGGTATCGGCGGAACAGGTACAGTTGTTACACAGCAGGCTCCTGATACAGCACTTGCAGCAGATTTCCTCTGCTATGCAAAGATGTCTCCGGAGGGTGAAAAGCTTATCTGGGAAGACCTTGGATTTGATGTATGCAATACATCTCTCTGGTCAGATGAAGCATTTGCACATGATGAATCAAACTACTACAATACATTCTTCCGCAACTATCCTTATGATGTGCTTAACAGCATCAAGGATCAGATCGGAACAGTTATGACAGTATCAATAAGCCCGACGATCAATGAGCAGGTATGCAACACAACTCTCAATCAGATATTGGAAGAGGGCGTAAGCGTAGATGATGCTTTGGCAGAGGCTCAGGAAGCAGTTGAACTTGAGCAGTAA
- a CDS encoding family 43 glycosylhydrolase, with amino-acid sequence MILKYNTEWISNRADPYVLKAEDGKYFFTASVPEYDRVMLRCADSLEGLEKAEEKTVWTKHDSGIMSCNVWAPEIHYLFGGWYIYFAASDIDDMWALRPYILKCTGDDPMKDEWVEVGKMKAAEDDEFSFNAFSLDMTVFENKGEWFCVWAEKVGVGKQISNLYIARMKSATELATAQVLLTSPDYAWERHGFWVNEGPSAVHHNGKVFLTYSASDTSPAYCMGMLSADEESDLCDPSNWKKSKKPIIKTNVENKIYGPGHNSFTKDENGNDIMIYHARTTDKLICEDPLYDPGRHTMAMKVDWNSEGYPVFRSEEIG; translated from the coding sequence ATGATCTTGAAGTACAATACGGAATGGATATCAAACAGAGCTGATCCTTATGTTTTGAAAGCTGAGGATGGAAAATACTTCTTTACGGCGTCGGTGCCTGAGTATGACAGAGTAATGCTCAGATGTGCTGACAGCTTGGAAGGTTTAGAAAAAGCTGAAGAAAAGACAGTATGGACAAAGCATGACAGTGGAATAATGAGCTGTAACGTATGGGCGCCGGAAATCCACTATCTTTTCGGGGGCTGGTATATATATTTTGCGGCAAGTGATATTGATGATATGTGGGCACTCAGACCTTATATATTAAAGTGTACCGGTGACGATCCTATGAAGGATGAATGGGTAGAGGTCGGAAAAATGAAGGCTGCAGAGGATGACGAGTTTTCATTTAACGCCTTTTCGCTTGATATGACCGTATTTGAGAATAAGGGCGAATGGTTTTGTGTCTGGGCTGAAAAAGTCGGCGTCGGAAAGCAGATATCAAACCTTTATATCGCCAGAATGAAGAGCGCGACTGAGCTTGCAACAGCACAGGTACTGCTCACAAGTCCTGATTATGCCTGGGAGAGACACGGCTTTTGGGTAAATGAAGGTCCTTCTGCGGTTCATCATAATGGAAAAGTCTTCCTTACCTACAGTGCGAGCGATACAAGCCCGGCTTACTGCATGGGAATGCTTTCTGCAGATGAAGAATCAGACCTTTGCGATCCTTCAAACTGGAAAAAGAGTAAAAAACCAATAATAAAGACAAATGTAGAGAATAAAATATACGGTCCGGGACACAATAGTTTTACTAAGGATGAGAACGGAAATGATATTATGATTTATCACGCAAGAACAACGGATAAGCTTATCTGTGAGGATCCGCTTTACGATCCAGGCAGACATACAATGGCTATGAAAGTTGACTGGAATAGTGAGGGTTATCCGGTATTCAGGAGTGAGGAGATAGGTTAA
- a CDS encoding DUF6115 domain-containing protein gives MIGIEIVLLVAGAMTFTLSFLIPSDGNSDTQEGGEPGSNSEKLKNTLERLVDSNEDEIRRRMREIAETEVDAAGEERKRNLEKITNEKIMAVDEYSKTVLDAIEKNHKEVVFLYDMLNNKSADLKNTIRKAEQTKREVEAERAAEELRAAQITQAARALREAENKHRADVEALSALKAVSETSSSAEEKKPENKSQELPTARQIIDETAAEIEKDNADRPEPVTQATPIIEQIKKLRENEKIGGVPQNLTPKKAKHKKELDMGMPSPEEIEASLDAGKPIFTDEDVITDEDEEPAEAAEEIITDTEDTVPVVVDEIKAEPEEVMAAAEEAATEPEEVMAAAEEAVAEPEEVMAAAEEAVTVPEESMAEAEVAAEPTEEIRAEAEEAVEEIVAETKEPAAEIAPEAEKAVIEETAAPVREVKKPKKKEKSASEMAMEAMLASMTSGGRVGNGSGMSAMDRLRKKKEPEPVVETAPVEEVSRMPGIDEIEAGKLNLEEPAAAMETTPVVDEAPIVEEAPVMEEAPVVEEAPVMEEAPVAEEAPVMEEAPVVEEAPVMEEALVAEEASVMEEVSAVDEVPVMEEAPEKKETNIVKAVADAVERLASGKKTKPFADIANLFEDEFKIDEEQDLEVEYDPDAEKAAAEKAVSEDTENVENDGFEEEIQADDLILEENPEKLSFKEELFNLISSQKEDKAGTDIAEAELPEEVTTAEEDLTVTEAVEEEISATEPAVEEISAAEPAIEEIPAADPAEEDISAMEPAVEEQEEDDIAIADSLLEEISIDEIPTLDDKVEAPVLDEMMDETAAAEAVTDEIPAFEEIISQDTAEEQAEPEETETKSERRRRRRKAKAESLTDFDIEEDTSEPVAISFTGKSRNEQVLSMHHEGKKEVEIAKALTMGVGEVKLVIELYDRDRNKGGKTVK, from the coding sequence ATGATAGGGATTGAGATCGTGCTTCTTGTGGCGGGAGCAATGACATTTACTTTGAGTTTTCTGATACCATCTGATGGAAATTCAGATACTCAGGAGGGTGGTGAACCCGGAAGCAACAGCGAAAAATTAAAAAATACATTGGAAAGGCTGGTGGATTCCAATGAGGATGAGATCAGACGCAGGATGCGTGAGATCGCAGAAACAGAAGTTGATGCTGCCGGAGAAGAAAGAAAGCGTAATCTTGAAAAGATTACAAATGAAAAGATAATGGCTGTGGATGAGTATTCGAAAACAGTACTTGACGCGATCGAGAAGAATCATAAGGAAGTGGTTTTTCTCTATGATATGCTCAATAATAAATCTGCAGACCTGAAAAATACAATAAGAAAAGCTGAACAGACAAAACGCGAGGTTGAGGCTGAAAGGGCTGCTGAGGAATTAAGGGCAGCGCAGATAACGCAGGCCGCAAGAGCGTTGAGGGAAGCTGAAAACAAGCATAGAGCGGACGTGGAAGCATTGTCAGCTCTTAAAGCTGTGTCTGAAACATCATCATCTGCGGAGGAAAAGAAGCCTGAGAACAAGTCACAGGAATTACCGACAGCCAGACAGATAATAGATGAAACAGCTGCAGAAATCGAAAAAGACAATGCTGACAGACCGGAACCTGTAACCCAGGCCACTCCGATCATAGAGCAGATAAAGAAACTCAGGGAGAACGAAAAGATAGGAGGAGTTCCACAGAATCTTACACCTAAAAAGGCAAAGCATAAAAAAGAACTTGATATGGGAATGCCTTCACCTGAGGAAATAGAGGCATCGCTGGATGCAGGAAAACCTATCTTTACAGATGAAGATGTCATTACTGATGAGGATGAAGAACCTGCAGAAGCAGCGGAAGAAATAATAACTGATACAGAAGATACAGTTCCGGTAGTTGTTGATGAAATTAAGGCAGAGCCGGAAGAAGTTATGGCAGCGGCAGAAGAAGCTGCAACAGAGCCGGAAGAAGTTATGGCAGCGGCAGAAGAAGCTGTGGCAGAGCCGGAAGAAGTTATGGCAGCGGCAGAAGAAGCTGTAACAGTGCCGGAAGAATCTATGGCAGAAGCAGAAGTAGCAGCAGAGCCGACAGAGGAGATCAGGGCGGAAGCCGAAGAAGCAGTTGAAGAAATTGTTGCAGAGACAAAAGAACCTGCAGCAGAGATCGCTCCGGAAGCTGAAAAGGCAGTTATAGAGGAAACAGCAGCTCCGGTCAGGGAAGTTAAAAAGCCGAAGAAAAAAGAAAAATCTGCCAGTGAAATGGCAATGGAAGCGATGCTTGCAAGCATGACTTCCGGTGGAAGAGTAGGAAATGGCTCCGGTATGTCAGCTATGGACAGACTCAGAAAGAAGAAAGAGCCCGAACCTGTAGTTGAAACGGCTCCCGTTGAGGAAGTCAGCAGAATGCCCGGAATTGATGAAATAGAAGCCGGCAAGTTGAATTTAGAGGAACCGGCAGCTGCTATGGAGACAACTCCTGTAGTGGATGAAGCTCCTATAGTGGAGGAAGCTCCGGTAATGGAGGAGGCTCCAGTAGTAGAGGAAGCTCCGGTAATGGAGGAGGCTCCAGTAGCAGAGGAAGCTCCGGTAATGGAGGAGGCTCCTGTAGTAGAGGAAGCTCCGGTAATGGAGGAGGCTCTAGTAGCAGAGGAAGCTTCGGTAATGGAGGAAGTTTCTGCAGTAGATGAAGTTCCTGTAATGGAGGAAGCTCCTGAGAAGAAGGAAACAAATATAGTAAAGGCTGTGGCAGATGCTGTCGAGCGACTTGCGAGCGGAAAGAAAACCAAACCTTTTGCGGATATAGCTAATCTATTTGAAGATGAATTCAAAATTGATGAAGAGCAGGATCTTGAAGTAGAATATGATCCGGATGCAGAAAAAGCAGCCGCTGAAAAGGCAGTCAGTGAAGATACAGAGAATGTTGAAAATGATGGATTTGAAGAGGAAATTCAGGCAGATGATCTGATCCTTGAAGAAAATCCTGAAAAACTTTCATTTAAGGAGGAACTTTTCAACCTTATCTCAAGTCAGAAGGAAGATAAAGCTGGGACAGATATAGCTGAAGCAGAGCTGCCCGAAGAGGTTACAACTGCAGAAGAAGATCTGACAGTAACAGAAGCAGTTGAAGAAGAAATATCAGCTACAGAGCCTGCTGTAGAAGAGATATCAGCGGCAGAGCCTGCCATAGAAGAAATACCAGCAGCAGATCCTGCTGAAGAAGATATATCAGCAATGGAGCCTGCAGTGGAAGAGCAGGAAGAAGATGATATAGCAATTGCTGACAGTTTGTTAGAAGAGATTTCGATTGATGAAATTCCTACTTTAGACGATAAAGTTGAAGCTCCTGTGCTTGATGAAATGATGGATGAGACAGCTGCAGCTGAAGCTGTTACAGACGAAATTCCTGCATTTGAAGAGATAATCTCTCAGGATACTGCTGAAGAGCAGGCAGAGCCGGAGGAGACAGAGACCAAGTCTGAAAGAAGACGCAGAAGAAGAAAGGCAAAAGCAGAATCCTTAACAGATTTTGATATTGAAGAGGACACAAGCGAACCTGTAGCAATTTCATTTACCGGTAAGAGCCGTAATGAGCAGGTATTATCAATGCATCATGAAGGTAAGAAAGAGGTTGAGATCGCAAAAGCCCTTACAATGGGAGTCGGAGAAGTTAAACTGGTAATTGAGCTCTATGATCGTGATAGAAATAAAGGAGGTAAGACTGTAAAATGA
- a CDS encoding carbohydrate ABC transporter permease has translation MAATDSVTSSGMKVKRTVGSVFATALFAIISAFICFPLIAGLIASFRPGRELIRKGLSISFDPASMNLNNYNYLFCGNADSRKYWMWFKNSMVLTIVTVTLTLLICFFVAYSITMYKFRLQKLIFILVIATMMVPFEILMLPLYKEMIALNMIDSMAGVILPGLCAPSTIFFFHQYMKSLPKELLDAARIDGANEYFIAVRIMMPIAKPAFSAMAILCAMGAWNNMLWPLMIFRSADKFTLTIGLNTLLTPYGNNYDMLIAGSMMAIIPILVLFLMFQKYIVDGMTAGAVKG, from the coding sequence ATGGCAGCAACAGATTCTGTAACTTCCAGCGGAATGAAAGTGAAAAGAACCGTAGGGAGCGTATTTGCTACAGCACTATTTGCTATAATAAGTGCTTTTATATGCTTTCCCCTTATCGCAGGACTTATCGCCTCGTTCAGACCCGGACGTGAGCTCATCAGAAAAGGTCTCAGCATAAGCTTTGATCCTGCGTCGATGAACCTGAATAACTACAATTATCTTTTTTGCGGAAATGCTGATTCACGCAAATACTGGATGTGGTTTAAGAACAGTATGGTTCTTACGATCGTGACAGTAACGCTCACATTGCTGATATGCTTCTTTGTTGCCTACAGCATTACGATGTATAAGTTCAGACTTCAGAAGCTTATATTCATACTTGTTATCGCAACAATGATGGTACCTTTTGAAATACTCATGCTTCCTTTATATAAGGAAATGATAGCGCTGAACATGATAGACAGCATGGCAGGAGTAATACTTCCGGGACTATGTGCACCTTCGACGATATTTTTTTTCCATCAGTATATGAAGTCACTTCCGAAAGAGCTTCTTGATGCAGCCAGGATAGACGGTGCAAACGAGTATTTCATCGCAGTCAGGATAATGATGCCTATTGCAAAACCTGCATTTTCCGCAATGGCGATCCTTTGTGCAATGGGTGCATGGAACAACATGCTCTGGCCGTTGATGATCTTCAGAAGTGCTGATAAGTTCACACTTACGATCGGTCTCAATACATTGCTCACACCTTATGGAAATAACTATGATATGCTTATCGCAGGCTCGATGATGGCGATAATTCCAATACTTGTTTTATTTTTAATGTTCCAGAAATATATAGTTGATGGTATGACAGCGGGAGCTGTGAAGGGATAA